In the Triticum urartu cultivar G1812 unplaced genomic scaffold, Tu2.1 TuUngrouped_contig_3894, whole genome shotgun sequence genome, TACCCGGAGTACTCGCAGTTCAACAAGCTGCTGACGCAGACGCGGCTGGCGCAAGACATCAACAAGCGCCGCACCATCACCGTGCTCGTCGTGGCCAACGGCGACATGGGCGGCCTCGCCGGCGGGGGCCGCACGCTGCAGACCATCCGCCACATGCTCCAGATTCACGTCCTCGTCGACTACTACGGCGGCAAGAAGCTCCACCAGCTCGCCCACGGCGTCACCGCATGCTCCACCATGTTCCAGGTACCGTACCGTACCAAGTTATTGCCACCGACCaccctcctcctcgctcgccgcCGGCCAGCTGCTAGTCCCTGCTCTTACTAGAAGAGTCGCCGGTAGATAGCTGCTAGTCTCGGGTCCGAGACGGAGACGCTGACATGTGGGGACACGCTATCCTCCTGTCGGTGAGCATGAAATTAAGGGAGTAACTTTGTCGGCACCGTCCATTAGACAGTTTTTTAAGCTTTGAACCTCAGCTTAGAGTCACTGTATTAGCATCGTTGGACTCTGGACAGTTCTACCTTTTCAGGTTTTAAAGCTGCACTTAGCTCTAACTAACTGATTGCATCTCCTCCTAAAAAACATTTTCTATTGTACTACTGTAGAAAGAAAAGATAAACGTCTATTCTTGAAATAGCAGTATTCATCGTATGCTGTTTTATCCTCAA is a window encoding:
- the LOC125527440 gene encoding fasciclin-like arabinogalactan protein 1 encodes the protein MEALRRTLLVALAVLALAAAAAEGYNITKILAEYPEYSQFNKLLTQTRLAQDINKRRTITVLVVANGDMGGLAGGGRTLQTIRHMLQIHVLVDYYGGKKLHQLAHGVTACSTMFQVPYRTKLLPPTTLLLARRRPAASPCSY